In Planctomycetota bacterium, a genomic segment contains:
- a CDS encoding diguanylate cyclase, producing the protein MSSTAVLLVDDEPDIRCVVAAKLRAAGYTVETASDGPEACRRMAESPPHVVLLDVMMPGMSGIEVCRWVRSQPAVQHAYVIFLTAKSQVSDRVSGLDAGADDYVVKPFDLNELLARVRAGERHYTNVCALKEQAVRDALTGLYSKQVFWAFLEKEFHRAQRYAYALAIVVIDMDNLKAINDDRGHLAGDAAIQAVGRVLEGSRRGSDVAVRFGGDEFVLLLPQTDSAGAQIVAERIRQGVEHAPVEHPEGAFPLTVSLGLASTDRCPVHTPEELFELADAACRDAKQGGRNRVRFCRDAAEVAGRTS; encoded by the coding sequence GTGTCAAGCACGGCCGTTCTGCTGGTGGACGACGAGCCGGACATTCGCTGCGTCGTGGCCGCGAAGTTGCGGGCGGCGGGCTACACGGTTGAAACGGCAAGCGACGGTCCGGAAGCCTGTCGCAGGATGGCGGAGTCGCCGCCCCATGTTGTGCTCTTGGACGTCATGATGCCCGGGATGAGCGGCATCGAAGTCTGCCGGTGGGTCCGGAGCCAGCCGGCGGTCCAGCACGCCTACGTGATTTTTCTGACGGCCAAGAGCCAGGTCAGCGACCGGGTGAGCGGTCTCGACGCCGGCGCGGACGACTACGTCGTCAAACCGTTTGACTTGAACGAATTGCTGGCACGGGTGCGGGCGGGCGAACGGCACTACACGAACGTGTGCGCCCTTAAGGAGCAGGCCGTCCGCGACGCGCTGACGGGGCTCTACAGCAAGCAGGTGTTCTGGGCGTTTCTGGAGAAGGAGTTTCACCGCGCGCAGCGGTACGCGTATGCGCTGGCGATCGTCGTCATCGACATGGATAACCTGAAGGCCATCAACGACGACCGCGGACACCTGGCGGGGGATGCGGCCATCCAGGCGGTGGGGCGCGTCCTGGAAGGCTCTCGCCGCGGCAGCGACGTGGCCGTTCGCTTCGGCGGCGACGAGTTCGTACTTTTGCTTCCGCAGACGGATTCGGCCGGGGCACAGATTGTTGCGGAGCGCATCCGGCAGGGGGTGGAACATGCGCCCGTCGAGCACCCGGAAGGCGCGTTCCCACTGACCGTGAGTCTCGGCCTGGCGTCCACCGACAGATGCCCGGTGCATACGCCTGAGGAACTGTTCGAGTTGGCCGACGCGGCCTGCCGCGACGCCAAGCAGGGCGGCCGCAACAGGGTCCGTTTCTGCCGTGATGCGGCAGAGGTGGCCGGGAGGACGTCATGA